GCAGGCGGTGGAACTTGGAGCCGTACAGGAGCTTGGCGAAGATGCGGGGGATCACCTCGCGGACGATGCCGGGGCCGTAGTCGATGATGGTGACCCGGAAGCGCGTCGCCTGGGAGACGGCCGGCGCGGGGCCGCCGTCGGGGTTGACCGCCTCGAGCTTGACGACGATCTCGGGCAGGATGCCGGCCTCCTCCGAGGCGTCGAGGGCGTTGTCGACCGCTTCCTTGACGCAGGTGAGCAGGGCCTTGCGCGGGTTGTCGAAGCCGAGCAGGTGCCGGTTTTTAGTGAAGAATTCCGATACGGAAATCTCTCGCTGCTGCTTGCCCATCTCGTCGGCGGTCTTGCCGGCGGGGCGCGGTTTAACGGCGGGTTTGGTGGTCATCGGGGGGGAATATTAGCAAAAGAGAGGCGCGGGAGCGTCAGAGGGGCAGGCGGCGGCCGGCGCCGCGGCTCAGCGCGCGGCGGTAGACGAGGACGGCGGTCGCCATGTCCTCGAGGGCGAGGCCCAGGTTGATGCTCATCGTGCGCTCGCCGTCCGAGCGGCGGCCCTTCTTGAGCCCCGCGGCGAACTCGCCGAGGTCGGCGTAGGGGCGGGGCGTCTTAAGGAAGTAGCCCGACTCCTTGTAGTAGCCGAACTGGGCGTGGTCGTCGGTCGCCAGGCGGTCGATCTGGCGCAAGGCGGCCGGCGTCCAGTACGAATCGAAGTCCACCGGGCTGGCGAAGGCCCCCGGGGCGAGCCAGCCGGCCTCGATGACGGGGCTGGGCTTCTTCAAGATCGGCCCGCTGGTGACGACGAGGTCGAGGCCGCGAACGGCGTCCTCGGGGCGGGTCACGGGCTCGATGTCGAGGCCGAGGCGCCGCCCCATATCGCGGGCGAAGCGCTTCGCCGTCTCCGGGCGGACGTCGTAGGCCTTCACGCGGCGCAGGCGGTAGACGCAGGACAGCGCTTCCAGATTGCTGCGTCCCTGCACGCCGCAGGCGAGTATGCCCGCGCTCCCGCTGTCCGGCCGCGCGAGGTGCTTGGCCGCGACCGCCGTCGCCGCGCCCGTGCGCTGCGCCGTGATCCAGGTCCCGTCCATCACGCAGACCGGCGCGCCCGTCTGCGGGTCGTTGAGGACGATGAGGCCGTGGATATAAGGGAGGCCCTTCTTCTGGTTCTGCGGGTAGCCGGACACCCACTTGAGGCCGGCCGCGCCCATCGACGGGATGTAGGCCGGCATCGCGTGTATGAAGGCGTCCGGCCGCGGATGTATGCCGGGTTTGGGCGGCATCTCCACGCGGCCGCGCCCCTTCTCCTTGAACATGCGCTCGAGCGCGGCGATGATGCGGGGCATCGACGGCCCGCAGGCTTCGACGTCGCGGCGCGACAGGTAGAGCACGCTTCCCGGCTTCATGGTCTCAGGTGCTGTAGCCGAATTCC
The Elusimicrobiota bacterium DNA segment above includes these coding regions:
- a CDS encoding ornithine cyclodeaminase family protein, with the protein product MKPGSVLYLSRRDVEACGPSMPRIIAALERMFKEKGRGRVEMPPKPGIHPRPDAFIHAMPAYIPSMGAAGLKWVSGYPQNQKKGLPYIHGLIVLNDPQTGAPVCVMDGTWITAQRTGAATAVAAKHLARPDSGSAGILACGVQGRSNLEALSCVYRLRRVKAYDVRPETAKRFARDMGRRLGLDIEPVTRPEDAVRGLDLVVTSGPILKKPSPVIEAGWLAPGAFASPVDFDSYWTPAALRQIDRLATDDHAQFGYYKESGYFLKTPRPYADLGEFAAGLKKGRRSDGERTMSINLGLALEDMATAVLVYRRALSRGAGRRLPL